In the Longimicrobiales bacterium genome, one interval contains:
- a CDS encoding amidohydrolase, which yields MSEISRKNFLGLGSLAAAGLATGCSAGAASAGVAADQIVVNGLVLTQDDAMPNATAFAVKGGRFIAVGSDADIRNLAAAGTEVVDAGGATVVPGFIDAHSHPSGAGLNALKNVNTNLGSVARIQEALRERAGQTPPGEWIVGYMYDDTKQEEGRPVNRLDLDAVSTDHPIVVGHRGGHTGVYNSKAFEVAGVTVNTPDPFGGHFYRENGELTGKVAERARRAFSVPSGSTREDRSAAVSLICQEMNSTGLTSVHQAGTGQEDFRAYQDAKEAGGLSLRMYLMARGGAYPALRDAGVRTGFGDDMIRVGPVKFAADGSASERTMAMSTPYTGRPDDFGILTMTQEEIHEAVEDAHRNGWQIAIHANGDVTIDMVLNAYERMQREYPREDTRHRLEHCSLVNPEILQRIAAGGFIPAPFYTYAHYHGEKWIEYGAEKMEWMFAHKSFLDHGIMVAPASDHSPGPYEPLMAIQSMVTRKDFSGREWGPSQKITVDQAMRICTRHGAYAAFEEHEKGSITAGKLADYVFLAEDPHETDPDRIKEIKVLRTVVGGRAVYEA from the coding sequence ATGAGTGAGATCAGTCGGAAGAATTTTCTCGGATTGGGCAGCTTGGCTGCAGCAGGACTCGCCACCGGATGTTCGGCGGGAGCCGCCTCTGCCGGTGTCGCTGCAGACCAAATCGTCGTGAATGGTCTGGTTTTGACCCAAGACGATGCCATGCCCAACGCCACCGCGTTCGCCGTCAAAGGTGGCCGGTTCATCGCGGTCGGCTCGGACGCGGATATCCGCAACCTGGCGGCGGCTGGCACTGAGGTGGTCGATGCAGGCGGAGCCACGGTGGTGCCAGGTTTTATCGATGCGCATTCCCATCCTTCCGGCGCGGGCCTGAACGCACTCAAGAACGTCAACACGAACCTGGGGAGCGTGGCACGAATTCAAGAGGCACTGAGGGAGCGGGCCGGACAAACGCCGCCGGGCGAGTGGATCGTCGGATATATGTACGACGATACCAAACAAGAAGAGGGGCGACCGGTGAACCGTCTTGACCTGGATGCGGTCAGCACCGACCACCCTATCGTTGTAGGGCATCGGGGCGGACACACCGGTGTGTACAATTCGAAGGCCTTCGAAGTCGCCGGAGTGACGGTGAATACTCCGGATCCGTTCGGTGGGCACTTCTACCGCGAGAATGGCGAACTGACCGGTAAGGTCGCGGAGCGCGCGCGCCGTGCATTCAGCGTCCCGAGTGGCTCAACCCGTGAGGACCGGTCGGCCGCGGTCAGCCTGATTTGCCAAGAGATGAACTCGACTGGATTGACCTCTGTCCATCAGGCTGGAACGGGCCAGGAAGATTTCAGGGCCTATCAGGACGCCAAAGAGGCTGGTGGTCTAAGCCTGAGGATGTATCTGATGGCCCGAGGCGGTGCCTACCCGGCGCTCCGAGACGCAGGCGTCCGTACTGGTTTCGGCGACGACATGATTCGTGTGGGTCCCGTGAAGTTCGCTGCGGACGGATCAGCATCTGAGCGCACGATGGCTATGAGCACGCCGTACACCGGGCGCCCTGATGACTTCGGCATCCTCACCATGACCCAAGAGGAGATCCACGAAGCCGTCGAGGACGCGCACCGCAACGGGTGGCAGATCGCGATCCACGCAAATGGTGACGTGACCATCGACATGGTTTTGAACGCATACGAGCGCATGCAACGGGAATACCCCCGCGAGGACACGCGTCACAGGCTTGAGCACTGCTCATTAGTGAACCCGGAGATCTTGCAGCGCATTGCGGCCGGAGGGTTCATTCCGGCGCCCTTCTATACCTATGCGCACTACCACGGCGAAAAGTGGATCGAGTACGGTGCGGAGAAGATGGAGTGGATGTTTGCTCACAAGTCGTTCCTCGATCACGGCATCATGGTCGCTCCGGCGTCGGACCACTCACCGGGGCCGTACGAGCCGCTCATGGCCATACAGTCGATGGTGACTCGGAAAGACTTTTCGGGCCGTGAGTGGGGGCCGAGTCAGAAAATCACCGTCGATCAGGCCATGCGCATATGCACGAGACACGGTGCGTATGCCGCGTTCGAAGAACACGAAAAGGGGTCGATCACAGCTGGGAAACTGGCCGACTACGTATTCCTAGCGGAGGACCCGCACGAGACGGACCCGGATCGAATCAAGGAAATTAAGGTGCTCCGTACCGTTGTCGGCGGCCGTGCCGTCTACGAAGCCTAG
- a CDS encoding penicillin acylase family protein yields MRAIKSKLNVLLLSLAFLPASAAAQETTRLAADGLEQPVEILVDRWGISHIYAESQHDLFFAQGWNAARDRLFQLELWRRQATGTVSEILGPRELERDIGTRLFKFRRDLDQELSHYHDDGIEIIGAYVDGINAYIEHTRENPELLPIEFELLGITPGIWTTDVVISRHQGLLGNIGAELSTGRNVARLGADVVKSLSSFGPGDPILELDAALDGEALSEDILGLYNAFRGSVRFRPEDIVDDRRGEPDAFVMLERAAEASSRTVAYDPKGDIGSNNWVVSGARSESGYPIMANDPHRVQAAPSLRYWVHLVAPGWDVIGGGEPSLPGISIGHNQFGAWGLTVFATDAEDLYVYETNPSNPNQYRYRGEWEEMSVITETIPVKGQSDHTVELKYTRHGPVVFEDDGRDLAYAVRAGWMEIGGSPYLASLRMDQATTWEEFVEACTYSNIPGENMIWADREGNIGWQAVGIAPVRRNWSGLVPVPGDGRYEWDGYLPIQAKPHVFNPAEGYFATANNDLVPRDYEFMDAVGYSWSDPYRWLRLVEVLGSGRRFSMADMMRLQTDELSIPARQLVPMLEEIAVPDNRTLRAKNLLLEWDFVMDKNSEAAGLYAAWEAEIRRAVRAAAVPEGAGINLSLRKTIERVMVPPGEFGVDPMAARDQLLMDALEAAMAVLTAKLGPDQGGWVWGQEEYHHAYLRHPLGTSVDPVTRSLLEAGPLPRGGYGSTVNQTTNGDNQTSGASFRIIVDTGDWDRTVGMNTPGQSGDPESPFYRNLFELWATDQFHPVFYSRDKVEAVTAVRIDLRPGN; encoded by the coding sequence ATGCGCGCTATCAAGAGCAAACTGAACGTTCTTCTTTTGTCCCTCGCGTTCCTCCCGGCGTCGGCTGCGGCTCAGGAAACGACCCGCCTTGCGGCAGATGGTCTCGAACAACCCGTTGAGATTTTGGTCGACCGATGGGGTATCAGTCACATCTACGCGGAGTCGCAGCACGACCTCTTCTTTGCGCAGGGGTGGAATGCCGCGCGGGATCGCCTGTTTCAGTTGGAGCTGTGGCGCCGGCAGGCGACGGGTACGGTGTCCGAGATCCTCGGGCCACGGGAGCTCGAGCGAGACATCGGGACGCGTCTTTTCAAGTTTCGCCGTGACCTCGACCAGGAACTCAGCCACTACCACGACGACGGCATCGAGATCATTGGCGCTTACGTGGATGGGATCAATGCGTATATCGAACACACCCGGGAGAATCCTGAACTGCTCCCCATCGAATTCGAACTGCTCGGTATAACCCCGGGCATTTGGACGACCGATGTCGTGATCTCGAGACACCAGGGACTGCTCGGCAACATCGGGGCGGAGCTCTCTACAGGGCGGAACGTGGCTCGCCTTGGCGCAGATGTCGTGAAGAGCCTGTCATCCTTCGGCCCCGGGGATCCGATTCTCGAGCTGGACGCAGCCCTGGACGGCGAGGCCCTCTCCGAGGACATCCTCGGGCTCTACAACGCGTTCCGAGGGTCCGTGCGTTTCCGTCCAGAGGATATTGTGGATGACCGCCGCGGTGAGCCCGATGCGTTCGTGATGTTGGAACGTGCCGCAGAAGCGTCTTCGAGAACGGTCGCATACGATCCCAAGGGAGATATCGGCTCGAACAACTGGGTGGTGAGCGGTGCACGCTCCGAAAGCGGGTACCCGATCATGGCGAACGATCCCCATCGCGTTCAGGCGGCGCCGTCACTTCGATATTGGGTGCACTTGGTCGCACCCGGTTGGGACGTCATCGGTGGAGGCGAGCCGAGCCTGCCCGGGATCTCGATTGGACACAACCAGTTCGGCGCCTGGGGCCTCACCGTCTTCGCGACCGACGCGGAGGACCTCTACGTCTACGAGACCAACCCATCGAACCCCAACCAGTATCGATACCGCGGTGAGTGGGAAGAGATGAGCGTCATCACCGAGACCATCCCGGTGAAGGGCCAGTCGGATCACACGGTGGAGCTGAAGTACACGCGACACGGGCCTGTGGTCTTCGAAGACGATGGCCGTGACCTGGCCTACGCAGTCCGCGCTGGGTGGATGGAGATCGGCGGATCCCCCTACCTCGCCTCCCTGCGAATGGACCAGGCGACGACGTGGGAAGAATTCGTGGAAGCGTGCACGTACTCGAACATCCCGGGTGAGAACATGATCTGGGCAGACCGCGAGGGTAACATCGGCTGGCAGGCGGTGGGTATCGCCCCGGTCCGCCGGAACTGGAGTGGCCTCGTTCCTGTACCCGGCGATGGCCGGTACGAGTGGGACGGCTACCTGCCCATCCAAGCGAAGCCCCATGTGTTCAACCCAGCCGAGGGGTACTTCGCCACCGCGAACAACGACCTGGTCCCAAGAGATTACGAGTTCATGGACGCAGTGGGCTATTCGTGGTCGGATCCGTATCGCTGGCTCCGGCTTGTAGAAGTGCTCGGGAGCGGCCGGCGTTTCTCGATGGCTGATATGATGCGCCTGCAGACCGACGAATTGTCGATCCCTGCGCGCCAACTCGTGCCCATGCTCGAGGAGATCGCCGTTCCGGACAATCGCACGCTCCGCGCGAAGAACCTGCTTCTCGAGTGGGACTTCGTTATGGACAAGAACTCCGAGGCAGCGGGGCTCTACGCAGCGTGGGAGGCGGAGATCAGACGCGCCGTTCGGGCCGCAGCAGTTCCTGAGGGGGCGGGAATAAACCTCTCACTTCGAAAGACCATCGAGAGAGTGATGGTGCCGCCGGGCGAATTCGGAGTCGACCCCATGGCAGCGCGTGACCAACTGCTGATGGATGCGCTCGAAGCTGCAATGGCTGTGCTCACCGCGAAGCTCGGGCCAGACCAAGGTGGCTGGGTGTGGGGGCAGGAGGAGTACCACCACGCCTATCTGCGTCACCCACTCGGCACATCGGTCGATCCCGTGACGCGTTCGCTGCTCGAGGCAGGTCCGCTTCCAAGGGGTGGCTATGGCTCGACCGTGAACCAGACGACGAACGGCGACAATCAGACAAGCGGGGCGTCGTTCCGGATCATCGTCGACACAGGGGATTGGGATCGCACCGTAGGCATGAACACTCCCGGGCAGAGTGGTGATCCGGAATCACCGTTCTATCGGAATCTGTTCGAACTTTGGGCGACGGATCAGTTCCACCCCGTCTTCTATTCGCGCGACAAAGTAGAGGCCGTTACGGCGGTCAGGATCGACCTGAGACCGGGTAACTAG
- a CDS encoding dihydrofolate reductase family protein has product MTRRIRYSVAMSLDGFIATEDGGYDWIPTDDDLDFASYLGKIGTLLMGRGTYEVMLAQDEPWAAFPGMDVVVVSTTLRARDHPDATIINDDVVTAVTSLKNQAGKDIWLFGGGVLFRSLLESQLVDRVEIGVIPKLLGQGIPLVPGLASIAKLELHSSESFPNSGIALLKYDVMDSDRTLAEA; this is encoded by the coding sequence GTGACTCGCCGGATCCGGTACTCCGTTGCTATGAGTCTGGACGGGTTCATTGCGACCGAAGACGGTGGCTACGATTGGATTCCTACGGACGACGACCTCGACTTCGCGTCATATCTCGGGAAGATCGGTACGCTGCTCATGGGCCGCGGCACGTATGAAGTCATGCTCGCCCAGGACGAACCTTGGGCGGCGTTCCCAGGCATGGATGTTGTTGTGGTTTCGACGACGCTCCGTGCAAGAGATCACCCTGACGCGACCATCATCAACGATGATGTGGTCACGGCCGTTACATCCCTGAAGAATCAGGCCGGTAAGGACATCTGGCTCTTCGGGGGCGGGGTTCTTTTCCGGAGCCTATTGGAGTCGCAGCTGGTCGATAGGGTCGAAATCGGCGTGATCCCAAAGCTCCTCGGGCAGGGCATTCCGCTGGTGCCCGGGCTCGCGAGTATCGCGAAGCTCGAGCTGCACAGCTCCGAGTCCTTCCCGAATAGTGGGATCGCTCTCTTGAAGTACGACGTGATGGACTCGGACCGGACTCTGGCCGAAGCCTGA
- a CDS encoding UvrB/UvrC motif-containing protein has product MIPNPTLREHIRARAENRPGVYRMYGPGDELLYVGKSVHVRTRLLSYFRATKGEKAWELISAASHVSWEYIPNEFASLIHEMKLIQQWQPRFNVQHKRKKIYAFVKVTNEIAPRVLPVSRIAEDGATYYGPFPRVRALGESVRELSHVLGLRDCPATTPVFFNDQFEIFRGRRPPRCIRADLSTCLAPCAGRPTSGEYGAAVELAKRFLEGRAEAPLRDLQQQMAEAAARTDFEYAALLRDRLERLQCFQDELVAFRGRVQDLSFIYRVPGFRGDDRVYIIRRGRIRKTLPHPKSSKARARVADQIESTFAELDMGPAGLRPEEAAEILLIAQWFRLRPRERKRTTPPDRWFAEKRPA; this is encoded by the coding sequence ATGATCCCCAACCCGACCCTCAGAGAGCACATCCGGGCCCGGGCAGAGAACCGCCCCGGTGTCTACCGGATGTACGGGCCGGGCGATGAACTGCTCTACGTGGGAAAATCAGTCCATGTACGGACTCGCCTACTGTCCTACTTCCGGGCAACGAAAGGCGAGAAAGCATGGGAGTTGATCAGTGCGGCATCGCACGTGTCGTGGGAGTACATCCCAAACGAGTTCGCCTCGCTCATCCACGAGATGAAGCTGATTCAGCAATGGCAGCCGCGCTTCAACGTCCAACACAAGCGGAAGAAGATCTATGCGTTCGTGAAGGTGACGAACGAGATCGCACCTCGGGTTCTGCCCGTCAGCCGCATCGCGGAAGACGGAGCGACCTACTACGGCCCCTTCCCGCGCGTCCGAGCGCTCGGCGAGTCCGTCAGGGAACTCAGTCATGTGCTCGGGCTCCGCGACTGCCCCGCCACTACGCCCGTCTTCTTCAACGACCAATTTGAGATCTTCCGGGGTAGACGTCCGCCCCGCTGCATAAGGGCCGACCTGTCGACTTGCCTCGCGCCGTGCGCAGGGCGGCCGACCTCCGGGGAGTACGGTGCCGCAGTGGAACTCGCCAAGCGGTTCCTCGAAGGGCGAGCCGAGGCTCCGCTGAGAGACCTCCAGCAGCAGATGGCCGAAGCAGCGGCACGCACGGACTTCGAATATGCTGCGCTATTGAGAGATCGGCTCGAGCGACTCCAGTGTTTCCAGGACGAGCTGGTCGCGTTTCGCGGACGAGTGCAGGATCTCTCGTTCATTTACCGCGTTCCCGGATTTCGGGGCGACGATCGGGTTTACATCATTCGGCGAGGTCGAATCCGAAAGACGTTGCCCCACCCAAAGAGCTCAAAAGCGAGAGCGAGGGTCGCAGATCAAATCGAGAGCACATTTGCGGAACTGGACATGGGCCCCGCAGGATTGCGCCCAGAAGAAGCAGCCGAGATTCTTCTGATAGCCCAGTGGTTTCGGCTCAGACCTCGTGAACGCAAACGCACTACGCCACCCGACCGGTGGTTCGCTGAGAAAAGACCCGCATGA
- a CDS encoding HD domain-containing protein: protein MSTSVPGKTIRDPLWNTIHLDPTAVRIVDTAEFQRLRYIRQLGLAHLVYPGATHTRFDHALGVYHLTTTALRHLHERGGVEPEAWEGEELVPYAALLHDIGHYPFSHALEELESDQVPAHHEEVSKRFFASPALRDALATLGLTAPERLHELISGQGDIPLRGLVSGSLDLDKMEYLRRDARFCGVPYGEVDVSRLLQGLALLRDPVTEKYEVGVHEKAIAALESLLFAKYQMFRNVYWHHAVRAATALYKRIVEESVRSGLLDPEELIGPTDEELLYEISRRAHEGDGEIAERIATRWMTNLRHRRLPKRALELTAADLEGRQIEDWAVSDSPWKRAVEDDLAAELGLEPGEVVIDFPAKPAMFQLDMLVERRGGAVERLGLDGLQGVLDLPKLAQQLYTTARVLRVFTFERRDVSAELVLDRITRPVGSA, encoded by the coding sequence ATGAGTACATCTGTCCCAGGAAAGACGATCAGGGATCCGCTCTGGAACACGATCCACCTAGACCCGACCGCGGTCCGGATCGTGGACACAGCGGAGTTCCAACGTCTTCGGTACATCCGCCAGCTCGGTCTGGCGCACCTGGTATACCCGGGAGCAACGCACACTCGCTTCGACCATGCATTGGGCGTGTACCATCTGACGACGACCGCCCTCCGGCACCTCCACGAACGCGGTGGCGTCGAGCCTGAAGCGTGGGAGGGCGAGGAACTCGTACCGTACGCGGCGCTCCTCCATGACATCGGGCACTATCCGTTTTCGCACGCTCTAGAGGAACTCGAAAGCGACCAGGTTCCTGCTCACCACGAGGAGGTGAGCAAGAGGTTCTTCGCTTCACCCGCGCTCAGAGATGCGCTCGCGACGCTCGGACTCACGGCTCCTGAGCGGCTACATGAGTTGATCTCGGGGCAGGGCGACATCCCCCTCCGTGGCCTGGTAAGTGGGAGCCTAGATCTCGACAAGATGGAGTACCTGCGCCGGGACGCCCGCTTCTGTGGGGTGCCTTACGGCGAGGTGGACGTGTCGCGCCTTCTGCAGGGTTTGGCGCTACTGAGAGATCCTGTCACGGAGAAGTACGAGGTCGGGGTTCACGAGAAGGCCATCGCGGCGCTTGAGTCTCTGCTCTTCGCGAAGTATCAGATGTTCAGAAACGTTTACTGGCATCATGCGGTGCGTGCTGCGACCGCACTCTACAAGCGCATCGTGGAAGAGTCTGTCCGCTCCGGCTTACTGGACCCAGAGGAGCTGATCGGTCCGACGGACGAAGAACTCCTGTACGAGATCAGTCGACGCGCGCACGAGGGGGACGGCGAAATCGCCGAGCGCATTGCCACGCGGTGGATGACTAACCTCCGTCATCGCCGGCTCCCGAAGCGGGCGCTTGAGTTGACGGCGGCTGACCTCGAGGGGCGACAGATCGAGGATTGGGCCGTGAGTGACTCACCGTGGAAGAGAGCGGTCGAGGATGACCTGGCTGCTGAGCTCGGTCTAGAGCCGGGTGAGGTCGTCATCGATTTCCCGGCGAAGCCGGCCATGTTCCAGCTCGATATGCTCGTTGAACGACGGGGCGGGGCGGTCGAGCGCCTTGGGCTCGATGGGCTCCAGGGCGTGCTGGATCTGCCGAAGCTGGCGCAGCAGCTGTATACGACGGCTCGGGTGTTGCGGGTGTTCACGTTCGAGCGGCGGGATGTTTCGGCGGAGTTGGTGTTGGATCGGATTACTCGGCCTGTGGGGTCGGCATAG
- a CDS encoding RNA polymerase sigma factor RpoD/SigA has product MATAKPSPAKKRGRKGNVLSGFDASVEEQSALDQYLRDVSRHELITPEKEKELGAKAQLGDQDAIQELARANLRFVISVAKKYQNRGVSLTDLIQEGNVGLVTAARKFDPEQGVKFISYAVWWIRQAILASLANHGRAVRVPLNRASDLARIFREKERLKQEKGREPSTEELAEATFLTPELVESLQTLNASEIRLDAPIGDSEDSQLVERFITEEAAEPEVEVESRLLTETITEALSTLEARDAKVLRLYFGLEGEREHTLEEIGNMLGVTRERIRQLRDRALRRLREGGKGTALESFAA; this is encoded by the coding sequence ATGGCCACTGCCAAACCAAGCCCAGCCAAGAAGCGCGGTAGAAAGGGGAATGTCCTTTCGGGCTTCGACGCGAGCGTGGAGGAGCAGAGCGCACTCGATCAGTATCTGCGTGATGTTAGCAGACATGAGTTGATCACTCCTGAGAAGGAGAAAGAACTCGGTGCTAAGGCCCAATTGGGCGATCAGGATGCGATCCAGGAGCTGGCGCGAGCCAACCTGCGTTTTGTGATTAGTGTTGCGAAGAAGTACCAGAACCGAGGCGTCTCTCTCACGGATTTGATCCAAGAGGGGAACGTTGGACTCGTCACAGCTGCGCGGAAGTTCGATCCCGAGCAGGGCGTGAAGTTCATCAGTTATGCGGTCTGGTGGATTCGCCAGGCGATTCTCGCCTCGTTGGCTAACCATGGTCGTGCGGTTCGAGTACCACTCAACCGGGCGAGCGACTTGGCGCGCATCTTCCGTGAAAAAGAGCGATTGAAGCAGGAGAAGGGACGGGAGCCGTCAACTGAAGAGTTGGCCGAGGCCACGTTCTTGACCCCTGAGTTGGTCGAGTCGCTCCAGACGCTGAACGCTTCTGAGATTCGTCTCGACGCCCCTATCGGGGATTCGGAGGATTCGCAGCTCGTCGAGCGTTTCATCACCGAAGAGGCGGCTGAGCCTGAGGTGGAAGTCGAGAGTCGACTTCTTACTGAGACGATCACCGAAGCGCTTTCAACGCTCGAGGCACGCGATGCGAAGGTTTTGCGTCTGTACTTCGGTCTCGAAGGTGAGCGCGAGCACACCCTCGAAGAGATCGGGAACATGCTAGGCGTGACCCGTGAGCGGATTCGTCAGCTCAGGGACCGCGCACTGCGACGCCTGCGCGAGGGTGGGAAAGGAACCGCTCTGGAGTCGTTCGCGGCGTGA
- the rsgA gene encoding ribosome small subunit-dependent GTPase A: MNGAVHEAAGGVYRVVLEDGTSVDASLRGRLKQQQRTGMQVVIGDAVTVEQIGDAWAIKDVAERQTELVRRGRGGRAAKLLAANLDSVLAVVSARDPDVSVELVDRLLVVGESSGMRPILIVNKVELPGAAAVAAMLQELYQSVGYRVLLVSANTETGLDELHDLLCSGTSTLMGPSGVGKSSLLNAVDPQLDLKIGALSRKTGTGRHTTVGSRLIALACGGLVADTPGFGDVGLWGVAPEEVAACFPEFQEHLGHCRFRSCAHVHEPDCAVREAVQDGLIAESRYGSFLTARSEAGDVAG; encoded by the coding sequence TTGAACGGCGCGGTTCACGAGGCAGCCGGTGGCGTCTACCGTGTAGTCCTCGAAGACGGCACGAGTGTCGACGCCTCGCTGCGGGGCCGGCTCAAGCAGCAGCAGCGGACCGGTATGCAGGTGGTGATCGGTGACGCGGTCACTGTTGAACAAATCGGTGACGCCTGGGCCATCAAAGATGTCGCTGAGCGACAGACGGAGCTGGTGCGCCGTGGCCGTGGTGGCCGCGCAGCCAAATTGCTCGCTGCGAATCTCGATTCAGTCCTCGCAGTCGTGTCCGCAAGGGACCCTGACGTGTCCGTCGAGTTGGTAGATCGTCTGCTTGTGGTGGGTGAGTCTAGCGGCATGCGCCCCATTCTGATCGTCAACAAAGTTGAGCTTCCCGGAGCCGCTGCGGTGGCGGCGATGCTTCAGGAGCTCTATCAGAGCGTTGGGTATCGGGTGCTTTTAGTCAGCGCGAACACAGAGACCGGCCTGGATGAGCTACACGACCTACTCTGCTCGGGGACGTCGACGCTGATGGGCCCTTCCGGAGTGGGGAAGTCATCGCTTCTCAACGCGGTTGATCCGCAGCTGGACCTCAAGATCGGAGCGTTGTCTCGTAAAACGGGGACGGGACGTCACACGACGGTAGGCTCCCGCCTCATTGCCTTGGCATGCGGTGGTCTGGTCGCCGACACCCCGGGCTTTGGCGATGTCGGCCTGTGGGGCGTGGCACCTGAAGAGGTCGCTGCTTGCTTCCCGGAGTTCCAGGAGCACCTAGGCCACTGCCGCTTCCGAAGCTGCGCCCACGTGCACGAGCCGGACTGCGCGGTTCGCGAAGCGGTTCAAGATGGACTGATCGCCGAGTCCAGGTACGGCAGCTTCCTTACCGCTCGGTCCGAGGCTGGGGACGTAGCGGGGTAA
- a CDS encoding heme ABC transporter ATP-binding protein, giving the protein MKIEALDLVVSYDAGQRPALDGVSMEALDGCLYAVLGPNGSGKSTLMRALLGVEKVDAGKTFLDGRETHEWDRKDLARAVGVVSQAETISFPLTVREMVSMGRYPHLGPLESERDSDRTAVNSALAACDVSAFADRDVMTLSGGELQRVRIARALAQEPRALVLDEPTNSLDIRHEMGILELLREAADSGLTVVVVTHGLDLAARFADRMLLLDDGKVAAEGTPAEVMTEETITEVYQWPVAIAPDPASGAPRITPLRPQPRTER; this is encoded by the coding sequence GTGAAGATCGAAGCTCTAGATCTGGTCGTCAGCTACGATGCCGGACAGCGGCCGGCCTTAGATGGTGTATCGATGGAGGCCCTCGACGGCTGCTTGTATGCGGTCCTCGGTCCGAACGGCTCGGGTAAGTCGACCCTCATGCGGGCACTCCTGGGCGTAGAGAAGGTCGACGCCGGAAAGACTTTTTTGGACGGACGTGAGACCCACGAATGGGACAGGAAAGACCTCGCTCGGGCCGTCGGTGTTGTATCACAAGCGGAGACGATTTCCTTCCCTCTGACCGTCCGCGAAATGGTATCCATGGGACGATACCCGCACCTCGGCCCCTTGGAGAGTGAACGCGACTCAGATCGTACCGCGGTCAATTCCGCGCTCGCGGCATGCGACGTTTCGGCGTTCGCTGACCGAGATGTGATGACCCTCTCCGGAGGGGAACTCCAACGAGTACGCATCGCGCGCGCCCTGGCCCAAGAGCCTCGTGCGTTGGTACTCGACGAGCCGACCAACAGTCTCGATATCCGACACGAGATGGGCATTCTCGAACTTCTTCGGGAAGCGGCGGACTCGGGACTCACCGTTGTCGTGGTCACCCACGGACTCGACCTCGCAGCCCGCTTCGCCGACCGCATGCTCCTCCTGGACGATGGCAAAGTCGCTGCAGAAGGCACACCGGCTGAGGTCATGACAGAAGAGACGATTACCGAGGTCTATCAGTGGCCCGTCGCCATTGCTCCCGATCCAGCGTCAGGGGCGCCGAGAATTACCCCGCTACGTCCCCAGCCTCGGACCGAGCGGTAA
- a CDS encoding iron ABC transporter permease, with protein MSRSTLGGLLVAALLISLLLGVGFGSVPVPTGDVLSVLSGGGTDVQRDIVMNLRLPRVLLGMLVGGSLALAGATFQALLRNPLAEPYILGISGGASLGAVSVIALGLVSASSWALPLAAFAGALLAIWLVFRVATATGRAMDVRVLLLAGVVIAAFFSACIAFILSISPARTVQTAVQWSMGSLAGASWGSVLVAAVYTLPAAGVLIALSRPLNLMSIGEETAYYLGADVEGVKRTTLLIAALITAAGVAVAGIIGFVGLVVPHAVRLLIGSDHRALLPLSFLGGAVFLTLADLAARVVMDPIEVPIGVVTAFVGVPIFLVLLRRSVGPT; from the coding sequence GTGAGCCGCTCGACGTTGGGCGGGCTTCTCGTCGCGGCCCTTCTGATCAGCCTTCTATTGGGTGTGGGCTTTGGGTCCGTACCGGTTCCGACCGGCGACGTACTGTCCGTACTCTCAGGAGGGGGCACGGACGTCCAACGCGACATCGTGATGAACCTCCGACTTCCTCGGGTCCTCTTGGGGATGCTGGTCGGCGGCTCGTTGGCACTCGCAGGTGCGACCTTCCAAGCCTTGCTGCGGAACCCACTGGCCGAACCCTACATCCTCGGCATTTCCGGTGGCGCCTCGCTTGGGGCAGTGTCGGTGATCGCACTCGGACTGGTGTCTGCGAGTTCGTGGGCGCTCCCGCTCGCAGCCTTCGCCGGAGCGCTCTTGGCAATCTGGCTCGTCTTCCGGGTCGCGACAGCGACCGGGCGTGCTATGGACGTCCGAGTGCTTCTTCTTGCTGGGGTCGTGATCGCCGCGTTCTTCTCGGCATGTATCGCGTTTATCCTATCGATCTCTCCGGCACGGACCGTCCAGACGGCCGTTCAATGGAGCATGGGCTCCCTGGCGGGAGCGAGTTGGGGAAGCGTCCTGGTCGCGGCCGTCTACACGCTCCCCGCTGCGGGCGTACTCATAGCGCTCTCGCGGCCGTTGAATCTCATGTCGATCGGCGAAGAGACCGCGTACTACCTCGGCGCCGACGTGGAGGGGGTGAAGCGTACAACGCTACTCATCGCGGCTCTGATCACCGCGGCGGGGGTGGCCGTGGCAGGCATCATCGGTTTCGTCGGGCTCGTGGTACCTCACGCGGTCCGTCTATTGATCGGGTCCGACCACCGAGCGCTTTTGCCGCTCTCGTTCTTGGGTGGAGCCGTCTTCCTCACCTTGGCCGATCTCGCGGCACGTGTTGTCATGGATCCCATCGAGGTCCCAATCGGGGTGGTCACCGCGTTCGTCGGCGTGCCCATCTTCTTAGTGCTCCTACGACGTAGTGTAGGACCCACGTGA